The Panicum virgatum strain AP13 chromosome 5K, P.virgatum_v5, whole genome shotgun sequence genome has a window encoding:
- the LOC120706217 gene encoding aquaporin NIP4-1-like, with protein sequence MKEQRNGGEMAADHVGKDVAGGDGGDDRRSKASGEDLEQPRGDQEPAVDHVSRGLAIGHFIRELMVEGVASFLLVFWSAVAALMQEMHGTLSFPMVCLVVALTVGFVLWWLGPAHFNPAVTATFAAFGYLPWAKLPFYVAVQLAGSVLACLAVNGVMRPRAEHFYGTAPMAGHTRLPFLMELLASAVLMVVIATASRGSNQTAGGLAIGAAVGTLGLVIGPVSGGSMNPIRTLGPAIVLGRYTSVWIYLVAPLAGMLLGALCTRAVRSSDATLAFLCGGGVRAAAARKNNGRRAPVLTPHAIGAVASQQF encoded by the exons ATGAAGGAGCAAAGAAACGGTGGCGAAATGGCAGCGGATCACGTCGGGAAagacgtcgccggcggcgatggcggcgacgACCGGCGCTCGAAGGCGAGCGGCGAGGATCTAGAGCAGCCTCGTGGCGACCAGGAACCGGCTGTCGATCATGTCAGCAGAGGCCTAGCCATCGGGCATTTCATACGGGAG TTGATGGTGGAGGGGGTGGCGTCGTTCCTGCTGGTGTTCtggtcggcggtggcggcgctgatGCAGGAGATGCACGGCACGCTGTCGTTCCCCATGGTGTGCCTCGTCGTGGCGCTCACCGTCGGGTTCGTGCTCTGGTGGCTCGGCCCCGCGCACTTCAACCCCGCCGTCACCGCCACCTTCGCCGCCTTCGGCTACCTCCCCTGGGCGAAG CTGCCGTTCTACGTGGCGGTCCAGCTCGCCGGCTCCGTGCTGGCCTGCCTGGCGGTGAACGGCGTCATGCGGCCGCGGGCGGAGCACTTCTACGGGACGGCCCcgatggccggccacacccggCTGCCGttcctcatggagctcctcgcctccgccgTGCTCATGGTCGTCATCGCCACCGCTTCCCGAGGCTCC AACCAGACGGCGGGTGGGCTGGccatcggcgccgccgtcggcacGCTGGGCCTCGTCATCGGGCCGGTGTCCGGGGGGTCGATGAACCCGATCAGGACCCTGGGCCCGGCCATCGTCCTCGGCAGGTACACCTCCGTGTGGATCTACCTCGTCGCGCCCCTCGCCGGCATGCTGCTCGGCGCACTCTGCACCCGGGCCGTCAGGAGCTCCGACGCCACCCTCGCCTTCctctgcggcggcggggtgagagcggcagcggcgcgcaaAAACAACGGCAGGAGGGCGCCCGTGCTCACGCCGCACGCCATCGGAGCAGTCGCGTCGCAGCAGTTCTAG
- the LOC120706218 gene encoding extensin-like produces MARRALALAVLLLAAGAAAADGDEKCGSPCGNPCGVPCIYASPPPPVYYPPPPEYYPPPPEYYPPPPPEYYPPPPPEYYPPPTPEKPACPPPPEGGGGYQPTPDTPGGGYNPTPYPYTPGGYNPTPSYNTPPGTLYPQDPGFRPNGAPGRAAAWRAAAAFVASAAAAGALAL; encoded by the coding sequence ATGGCACGGcgggcgctggcgctggcggtgctgctgctcgccgccggcgcggcggcggccgacggcgacgaGAAGTGCGGGAGCCCGTGCGGCAACCCCTGCGGCGTGCCGTGCATCTAcgccagcccgccgccgccggtgtactacccaccgccgccggagtactacccgccgccgccggagtactacccgccgccgccgccggagtactatccgccgccgccgccagagtactacccgccgccgaccccggaGAAGCccgcctgcccgccgccgccggagggggGAGGCGGGTACCAGCCGACGCCCGACACGCCCGGCGGTGGGTACAACCCGACGCCGTACCCGTATACCCCGGGCGGGTACAACCCGACGCCGTCCTACAACACCCCGCCGGGGACGCTCTACCCGCAGGACCCGGGGTTCCGGCCCAACGGcgcgcccggccgcgccgccgcgtggcgcgcggcggcggcctttgtggcctcggcggcggcggccggagccctGGCCTTGTGA
- the LOC120706220 gene encoding uncharacterized protein LOC120706220: MPPSLRPAVLLVAAVWLGSAACAADDGDITTLLPPGTASPFPFCPVRPAGAAPTGPFPWMTPPPPPSAAMFPQDPGFLQSAARPAGSSAVAWLPLLAAFSAFLVFLR; this comes from the coding sequence ATGCCGCCGTCCCTGCGGCCAGCGGTCCTGCTGGTCGCGGCCGTGTGGCTCGGGTcggccgcctgcgccgcggACGACGGCGACATCACGACGCTCTTGCCGCCGGGGACCGcgtcgccgttccccttctgcccggtgcggccggccggggccgccCCCACGGGGCCGTTCCCCTggatgacgccgccgccgccgccgtcggcggcgaTGTTCCCCCAGGATCCGGGGTTCCTCCAGTCGGCGGCGCGCCCTGCCGGCAGCAGCGCGGTGGCATGgctgccgctgctcgccgcgtTCTCTGCTTTCTTGGTGTTTTTGCGGTGA
- the LOC120706221 gene encoding uncharacterized protein LOC120706221, with protein MKKCHMASKLKSMEMEISDGFLVHFIMSSLPQEFSPFVINYNSMKIKWGIDELIAMCVQEEERLKAERIDHANQFKHSEKKRYKKFKKEYLKPKPGQFKENGQSSKQGQQNKPAGGSNAEEKGKDPEGCHFCGKSGHRQRDCIGFMRWLNKKGIRYEEDPKKRGKKN; from the exons ATGAAGAAATGTCACATGGCTTCCAAGCTTAAGTCAATGGAGATGGAAATCTCTGATGGTTTTCTTGTCCATTTCATTATGTCATCACTGCCCCAGGAGTTCTCTCCATTTGTGATCAACTACAACTCTATGAAAATAAAGTGGGGGATTGATGAGTTAATTGCCATGTGCgtgcaagaagaagaaaggctgaaggcagAAAGGATTGATCATGCTAATCAATTCAAGCATTCTGAAAAGAAAAGATATAAGAAATTTAAGAAGGAATACTTGAAGCCTAAGCCTGGTCAATTTAAAGAAAATGGGCAATCTTCTAAGCAAGGCCAGCAGAACAAGCCAGCAGGTGGCTCCAATgcagaggaaaaaggaaaagatccCGAAGGATGCCACTTTTGTGGAAAAAGTGGACACCGTCAGAGGGACTGCATTGGTTTTATGAGATGGCTCAATAAGAAAG GGATTCGCTACGAGGAGGACCCTAAGAAGAGGGGAAAGAAGAATTAG
- the LOC120706215 gene encoding uncharacterized protein LOC120706215 isoform X2, whose product MTLLAAITSAAASPAAGAGAHPVVLTPGAAPPQPPPTSSGLPTPIPPSAWTLAPADPALDQAASFLAASLASCSSLPRLRALLASFAPVLARSLSLPPPPPALPAAIRALAPYFPAALASLVASKAASLAEYDVVSALAEARRLPHPPPDLVSTLAGDDRADLVCSVLRQAADLRSSEILAALRFFLSPGTRKAYDAMMRVKGRWKDAAVLAVQKCREKGPGQKTKVDAAARQAALLLMMGHDGFSSPEVCLHYLFASGNVDSVVLGAAMAELDGGEVVRLMRYLNKWIGKYRRFPEAQACPEAVGMLGLEQCDSVPSFGAVARALGVLLDNHFSHLVLSSEVREELMAAEVMVRELAVEAESSGPILDLLRRLQQDKR is encoded by the exons AtgaccctcctcgccgccatcaccagcgccgccgccagccccgccgccggcgcgggcgcccaCCCAGTCGTGCTCACCccgggcgccgcgccgccgcagccgccgccgacctcctccGGGCTCCCGACCCCGATCCCGCCCTCCGCCTGGACGCTCGCCCCCGCCGACCCGGCCCTCGACCAGGCCGCCTCCTTCCTCGCGGCCTCCctcgcctcctgctcctccctccCGCGCCTCCGCGCCCTGCTCGCCTCCTTCGCCCCCGTCCTGGCCCggtccctctccctcccgccgccgccgcctgccctccccgccgccatcCGCGCCCTCGCGCCCTACttccccgccgccctcgcctcCCTCGTCGCCTCCAAGGCGGCGAGCCTCGCGGAGTACGACGTCGTCTCCGCGCTCGCGGaggcccgccgcctcccgcacccgccgccggacctcgtcTCCActctcgccggcgacgaccgcGCCGACCTCGTCTGCTCCGTGCTCCGCCAGGCCGCCGACCTCCGCTCCTCCGAGAtcctcgccgcgctccgctTCTTCCTCTCGCCGGGCACCCGTAAGGCCTACGACGCCATGATGCGCGTCAAGGGCCGGTGGAAGGACGCCGCGGTGCTCGCGGTCCAGAAGTGCCGGGAGAAGGGCCCCGGGCAGAAGACGAAGGTCGACGCCGCGGCAAGGCAGGCGGCGCTGCTTCTCATGATGGGGCACGACGGGTTCTCCTCCCCGGAGGTGTGCCTGCACTACCTGTTCGCGTCGGGGAATGTGGATTCCGTGGTGCTTGGAGCAGCTATGGCCGAGCTTGATGGCGGGGAGGTGGTCAGGCTCATGAGGTACCTCAACAAGTGGATTGGCAAGTACCGGAGGTTCCCAGAGGCACAGGCATGCCCCGAGGCTGTGGGGATGCTCGGATTGGAGCAGTGTGACAGCGTTCCGTCGTTCGGAGCAGTGGCCAGGGCACTGGGAGTGTTGCTGGATAATCATTTCTCCCATCTTGTGTTGAGCAGTGAAGTGCGAGAGGAGTTGATGGCTGCTGAGGTGATGGTGAGGGAGCTAGCTGTGGAAGCGGAGTCATCGGGACCAATTCTGGACTTGCTGCGTAGGTTGCAGCAGGATAA GCGGTAA
- the LOC120706215 gene encoding uncharacterized protein LOC120706215 isoform X1 codes for MTLLAAITSAAASPAAGAGAHPVVLTPGAAPPQPPPTSSGLPTPIPPSAWTLAPADPALDQAASFLAASLASCSSLPRLRALLASFAPVLARSLSLPPPPPALPAAIRALAPYFPAALASLVASKAASLAEYDVVSALAEARRLPHPPPDLVSTLAGDDRADLVCSVLRQAADLRSSEILAALRFFLSPGTRKAYDAMMRVKGRWKDAAVLAVQKCREKGPGQKTKVDAAARQAALLLMMGHDGFSSPEVCLHYLFASGNVDSVVLGAAMAELDGGEVVRLMRYLNKWIGKYRRFPEAQACPEAVGMLGLEQCDSVPSFGAVARALGVLLDNHFSHLVLSSEVREELMAAEVMVRELAVEAESSGPILDLLRRLQQDKPKHLCHALFSRR; via the exons AtgaccctcctcgccgccatcaccagcgccgccgccagccccgccgccggcgcgggcgcccaCCCAGTCGTGCTCACCccgggcgccgcgccgccgcagccgccgccgacctcctccGGGCTCCCGACCCCGATCCCGCCCTCCGCCTGGACGCTCGCCCCCGCCGACCCGGCCCTCGACCAGGCCGCCTCCTTCCTCGCGGCCTCCctcgcctcctgctcctccctccCGCGCCTCCGCGCCCTGCTCGCCTCCTTCGCCCCCGTCCTGGCCCggtccctctccctcccgccgccgccgcctgccctccccgccgccatcCGCGCCCTCGCGCCCTACttccccgccgccctcgcctcCCTCGTCGCCTCCAAGGCGGCGAGCCTCGCGGAGTACGACGTCGTCTCCGCGCTCGCGGaggcccgccgcctcccgcacccgccgccggacctcgtcTCCActctcgccggcgacgaccgcGCCGACCTCGTCTGCTCCGTGCTCCGCCAGGCCGCCGACCTCCGCTCCTCCGAGAtcctcgccgcgctccgctTCTTCCTCTCGCCGGGCACCCGTAAGGCCTACGACGCCATGATGCGCGTCAAGGGCCGGTGGAAGGACGCCGCGGTGCTCGCGGTCCAGAAGTGCCGGGAGAAGGGCCCCGGGCAGAAGACGAAGGTCGACGCCGCGGCAAGGCAGGCGGCGCTGCTTCTCATGATGGGGCACGACGGGTTCTCCTCCCCGGAGGTGTGCCTGCACTACCTGTTCGCGTCGGGGAATGTGGATTCCGTGGTGCTTGGAGCAGCTATGGCCGAGCTTGATGGCGGGGAGGTGGTCAGGCTCATGAGGTACCTCAACAAGTGGATTGGCAAGTACCGGAGGTTCCCAGAGGCACAGGCATGCCCCGAGGCTGTGGGGATGCTCGGATTGGAGCAGTGTGACAGCGTTCCGTCGTTCGGAGCAGTGGCCAGGGCACTGGGAGTGTTGCTGGATAATCATTTCTCCCATCTTGTGTTGAGCAGTGAAGTGCGAGAGGAGTTGATGGCTGCTGAGGTGATGGTGAGGGAGCTAGCTGTGGAAGCGGAGTCATCGGGACCAATTCTGGACTTGCTGCGTAGGTTGCAGCAGGATAA GCCTAAACACCTTTGCCATGCATTGTTCTCAAGGCGGTAA